A genomic region of Zalophus californianus isolate mZalCal1 chromosome 1, mZalCal1.pri.v2, whole genome shotgun sequence contains the following coding sequences:
- the LMOD3 gene encoding leiomodin-3 produces MSEHSRNSDQEELFDEEIDEDEILANLSPEELRKLQSEMEVMAPDPRLPVGMIQKDQTDKPPTGNFDHKSLMDYMYWQKASRRMLEDERVPVTFVPSQVDTQKQREEVDKGNKNGSQYLKEKLNNEIAANKRESKGSDDVRETDDADGEGDEGDDEEDEDEEGEDDSEESVEKPQRGVQGEVREQIRNGESSRPQVKAFGEQKDRPEAQEKGEKKISKLDPKKLTLDTSFLKVSARPSGNQTDLDGSLRRVRQNDPDMKELNLNNIENIPKEMLLDFVNAMKKNKHIKTFSLANVGADENVAFALANMLRENRSITTLNIESNFITGKGIVAIMRCLQFNETLTELRFHNQRHMLGHQAEMEISRLLKANTTLLKMGYHFELPGPRMVVTNLLTRNQDKQRQKRQEEQKQQQLKEQRKLIAMLENGLGLPPGMWERLGGPMPDPRMREFLQPPPQPPKPQAAPFGRQNETMKKPSQPPKYRTDADSFRVVKLKRIQRKSRMPEAREPPEKTNLKDVIRTLKPVPRNRPPPLVEITPRDQLLNDIRHSNVAYLKPVQLPKELA; encoded by the exons atgtcagAACACAGCAGAAATTCAGATCAAGAAGAACTTTTTGACGAGGAAATTGATGAAGATGAAATCTTGGCCAACTTGTCCCCCGAAGAGCTGAGAAAACTGCAGTCGGAAATGGAAGTGATGGCCCCTGACCCCAGGCTTCCCGTGGGAATGATTCAGAAGGATCAGACTGACAAGCCACCCACGGGAAACTTTGACCATAAGTCTCTTATGGATTATATGTATTGGCAAAAGGCATCCAGACGCATGCTGGAAGACGAACGTGTCCCTGTCACCTTTGTGCCGTCCCAG GTGGACACTCAAAAGCAGCGTGAAGAAGTAGACAAAGGTAATAAAAATGGGTCccagtatttaaaagaaaagctcaACAATGAAATCGCTGCAAATAAGAGAGAATCAAAAGGCAGCGACGATGTCCGAGAAACCGATGATGCTGATGGTGAAGGAGATGAAGGAGACGATGAGGAGGATGAAGATGAGGAAGGAGAAGATGACAGCGAGGAGAGTGTGGAAAAGCCACAAAGAGGAGTGCAAGGCGAGGTAAGGGAGCAGATCAGAAATGGCGAGAGCAGCCGCCCACAAGTAAAGGCATTTGGAGAACAGAAAGACAGACCAGAGGCCCAAGaaaaaggtgagaaaaaaatatcaaaactagATCCCAAGAAGTTAACTCTAGATACCAGCTTTCTAAAAGTAAGTGCAAGGCCTTCGGGAAACCAAACAGACCTGGATGGGAGCTTGAGGCGCGTTAGACAGAATGACCCCGACATGAAGGAGCTCAACCTGAACAACATTGAAAACATCCCCAAGGAGATGTTACTGGACTTTGTCAAtgcaatgaagaaaaacaaacacatcaaAACCTTCAGCTTAGCGAATGTGGGTGCGGACGAGAACGTCGCGTTCGCCTTGGCGAACATGCTGCGGGAAAATAGGAGCATTACCACTCTCAACATCGAGTCCAATTTCATCACAGGTAAAGGAATTGTGGCCATCATGCGGTGCCTCCAGTTCAACGAGACGCTCACCGAGCTTCGGTTTCACAATCAAAGACACATGCTGGGCCACCAAGCCGAAATGGAAATCTCCCGGCTCTTGAAGGCGAACACCACTCTCCTGAAGATGGGCTACCATTTTGAGCTCCCAGGTCCCAGAATGGTGGTAACCAATCTGCTCACTAGGAATCAGGACAAGCAACGGCAGAAAAGACAAGAGgaacagaagcagcagcagctcaAAGAGCAGAGGAAGTTGATAGCCATGTTGGAGAACGGGTTGGGCCTGCCACCTGGAATGTGGGAGAGGTTGGGGGGACCCATGCCCGATCCCAGGATGCGGGAGttcctccagcctcctcctcagcctcccaaACCCCAAGCGGCCCCCTTCGGTCGACAGAATGAAACGATGAAGAAGCCGTCACAGCCTCCGAAGTACAGGACGGACGCTGACTCCTTCCGAGTGGTGAAGCTGAAGAGGATCCAGCGCAAGTCTCGGATGCCCGAGGCCAGAGAACCACCTGAGAAGACCAACCTCAAAGATGTCATCAGAACGCTCAAACCGGTGCCGAGAAATAGGCCACCCCCGTTGGTAGAAATCACTCCCAGAGATCAGCTCTTGAATGACATTCGTCACAGCAACGTCGCCTATCTTAAGCCC GTGCAACTGCCAAAAGAACTGGCATAA